CGCGGCCGGATGGCTCGGCCGCAAGACGGGCCGCGGCTTCTACACCTACGAGGCAAAGTGACCGCGACTCCGGAGATGCTCGAGATCCGCGGCCTCGCCCGCGACTTCGCCGCCGCGGAGCTGCGCCCGCACGCCGAGCGCTGGGACGCGGACCGCGCGCTGGATGATGACGTCGCTGCGAAGATTGCGGAGCTGGGATTCTTCGGCATGCTCGTTCCCGAGGAACGCGGCGGCATGGGCTTCGGTCTGCCCACATACCTCACTGCGCTGGAGGAGCTGGCGTGGGGCGAGCCCGGTGCCGCACTGCTCGTCGCGCAGAGCGTGCTTGCCGCGGACGTCCTCGTCCGGTTCGGCGGCAGCACACACGAACACGACGTCGACGCGCTCGCGGCGGGCGAAGTGCTCGGCTGTGTCGCATTCGCCGAGCCCGACTCAGCGGACGGAGCCGGCGCGCCGACGAATGCTGTCGAGCATGATGGTTCCTGGACGTTGAACGGGAGCAGCCCATGGGTGACGAACGGCGCGCGCGCCGGTGTCGCGGTAGTGCTCGCGCAGGCGGACGGCACGCCCGCGCTCTTCGCACTCACTCCCGATATGGGTTACACGTCCGGGGTTCCCGCGGCGACCATGGGACTGCGTTCCGTGGACGTGGTGCCGCTCGATTTCAACGGAGTACAGGCGCCCGCGGACGCGCGCCTGAGCTGGAGCGGCAACGATGCGCGCGCCGCGCTCGACCCGCTCGGCTGCCTGTCGGCCGCGGCCATTGCAGTCGGGATCTCGCAGGCTGCACTCGACCACGCGGTGCATTACGCGAACGAGCGCGAGCAGTTCGGCCAGCCGATCCGCAGCTTCGAAGGCATCCAGTTCAAGCTCGCGGAGATGGCCACGCGCACCGCTGCCGCCCGCTGCCTCATCCAGCGTGCGGCAGAGCGGCCGGATGATCCAGCGGCAGCGGCAATGGCCAAGCTCGCCGCGGGTTCGTGTGCGATGTATGTAACGACGGACGCTGTACAGATCTTCGGCGGATATGGCTATATGCGTGATTACCCCGTGGAGAAGCTCATGCGGGACGCAAAGGCCATGGAGATGCTGCACGGCACCAGTGAGATGCAGCGGCTCCGCATCGCGGCGGCGCTGTACGCCGATTGATTCAATAACGGAGATTCCATGAACATTTTCGAGCGTATCGCCGAGCACAGCCACGAGCAGCTCGTGTTCTGCCACGAGCCCTCGGCCGGCTACAGGGGCATCATTGCAATACACAACACCACGCTCGGTCCCGCACTCGGTGGCACGCGCTTCTGGAACTACCGCAACGACGAAGAAGCGATAGTTGATGCGCTCAGACTCGCCCGCGGCATGACGTACAAGGCCGCCGTCGCCGGCCTCAACCTCGGCGGCGGCAAGTCCGTCATCATCGGTGACAACAAGACCACGCGCCGGGAGATGATCTTCCGCGCCCACGGTCGCTTCGTCGAGTCACTCGGCGGCCGTTACATCACCGCGGAGGATGTCGGCACGAGTGTCGAGGACATGGACTACGTGAAGATGGAGACGGAGGCGGTCACGGGCGTCGCCGGTGGATCAGGTGACCCGTCGCCGGTCACCGCCTACGGCGTCTACCGCGGGATCAAGGCATGCGCCAGGGAGAAGTACGGGTCCGATTCCGTGGACGGCATGAGTATCGCCGTGCAGGGCACCGGTCATGTCGGATACTACGTCTGCAAGTACCTGGCAGAGGAAGGGGCGAAGCTGACAGTTACCGACATCGACACGGCGCGCGCGCAGCGCGTCGTCGACGAGTTCGGTGCTAAGCATGTCAGCCCGGATGAGATATACTGCGTGGACGCCCAGGTGTTCGCGCCATGCGCGCTCGGTGCAGTGGTGAATGACGATACACTCGCTGAGTTCAAGTTCGAGATCATCGCGGGCGCGGCCAACAACCAGCTCGCGCAGGAGCGGCACGGCGATCAGCTGCACAAGCGCGGCATCCTCTATGCGCCCGATTACGTGATCAACGCCGGCGGACTGATCAACGTATACGGCGAACTGAACGACTGGTCGGCAGAGCAGGCGCGTCGCAAGGCGGGCGAGATCTACGAAACGCTCTGCCAGATCTTCGAGCTGGCAAAGGACGACGGCCTGCCGACGTACGAAGCGGCCGACCGGGTTGCGGAACGCCGCATCGAGCAGGTGGGTGCGCTCAAGAGGACGTGGGTCTGATCATGATGGACGCGCTGCGCAGTGCCGATCCGGAGATCTACGACGCCGTAGTGGCTGAAGCCGAGCGGCAGCACGGCACACTCGAGTTGATTGCCAGCGAGAACTTCACGTCACCGGCGGTACTGCAGGCGGCAGGTACGGTCCTCACCAACAAGTACGCCGAAGGCTATCCCGGGAAGCGGTACTACGGCGGCTGCGAGTATGTCGACGTGGCGGAGTCACTCGCAATCTCACGCGCGCTCGAGCTTTTCGGCGGGGATCACGCCAATGTGCAGCCGCACTCGGGTGCGCAGGCCAACATGGCCGCGTACTTCGCCACGCTCGAACCCGGTGACACGCTGCTCGGCATGAACCTGTCGCACGGCGGCCACCTCACGCACGGATCTCCGGTCAATTTCAGCGGCCGCATCTACCGGGCTGTCGCGTACGGCGTAGGTGATGACGGACGCATCGACTACGGTCAGGTACGCGAACAGGCGCTGAAGCATCGGCCGAAAGTGATCGTTGCAGGCGCGAGCGCATACGCCCGCATCATCGATTTCGCCGCGTTCGCGGAGATCGCACGGGAGGTGGAGGCACGTCTCATCGTGGACATGGCGCACATCGCCGGCCTCGTCGCCGGCGGCGCTCACCCGAGCCCGATCCCGCACGCCGACATTGTCACATCCACCACGCACAAGACGTTGCGGGGACCGCGCAGCGGATTCGTCGTGTGTCGCGCCGACCTCGCGAAGGCGATCGACAAGCAGGTCTTCCCGGGCATGCAGGGAGGGCCGCTCATGCACATCATCGCGGCGAAGGCCGTCGCATTCCGGGAGGCCCTTGCGCCCGAGTTCCAGGTGTACGCTCAGCAGGTGGTCCGCAACGCACAGGCGCTCGCGGAATCGCTCATGTCGAACGGGTTCGACCTGGTCAGCGGCGGTACTGACAACCACCTCGTCCTCCTCGACCTGCGCAGCAAGGGCGAGCTCACCGGCAAGCTGGCCGAGGAGTCCCTGGAGCGCGCGCGCATCACATGCAACAAGAACACGGTGCCGGGTGAGCAGCGCTCGCCGTTCGTCACGTCGGGCGTCCGTCTCGGTACGGCCGCTCTCACCACTCGTGGCATGGGTCCCGCAGAGATGACACGCATCGGCGGCTGGATTGCCGAAGTACTGAATGCGCCCGGCGACACCGGGGTGGTCGAGCGCGTGTCGGCGCAGGTGAACGAGCTCTGCGCCGGCTTTCCACTGTACCCGGGGTTCCGCGGCGAACATGAGCACGCGCGGGCCTGAGCGCCGCTGGTGTGAGTGAAGCATGGACGAGGAGCTGTTTGCAGCCCTGCGCGCACGCAATCCGCGTTATCCGGAGGCCGCATATGTCTTCGTTCTCGGCGCGCTGAACTACGTCCTCGAGCGGCTGCCGGAGCCGCGCCATATCACCGGCGGTGAGATGGCTGGCGGGGTTCGCGACATGGCGATCGACCGATTCGGTCCCATGGCCCGTACCGTACTCGAGCACTGGGGAATCGAGCGGACCGCAGACGTCGGGGAAATCGTCTTCGCGCTGGTGGAGAGCGGCGTCCTCATCAAGCAGGAAGAGGATACCCGCGACGACTTCGTCGATGTCTTCGATTTCGATGATGCGTTCGGCAGTCCGTACCCCCGCAGGGCCAGCGGCGACTGACTGCTGTACTGGCGCGGCGCCCCGCCGCCCACTACGATGCGCTGGGGAGGACAGGGGAAGCCCGGCCATGGAACGTGCTTTGCATTGTGGCTGGAGGTTGCAGAGCCGTGTGAGGGTTCGGACACGGGCTATGATGAGGGGAGGGGTTGAGCGATGGCGGCTGCTTCACCGCAGGAGAACTTTCCACAGTGCCGCAAATGTGACAGCGGTACCATGCTCCCGCTGTCCGATTATGGCAGGGACGGCGCCCCGATTACATACAAGGCGTGGGTCTGCTCCAATCCGGACTGCGGCTTCAATATCCGTATCGACAACGGCGAGATCAGCTTCGGCCGGACGATCGGTCAGAGCTACAAATAGGCGGGCGGCACCACCTCCGGGGCGGTCCGCCCGTTTTCGTCAGGCCGGAGCTCGAGCTGCATCATGACTTACTCTTCCACAGCTGACCCGGCGACGGGAGTGTACGGCTGTCTGGACGTGCCGCTTCCGACGGCCGCCCAGGCCGCCGCCGCCGACACGGTCTCCCATCGCAAGTACAACATTCCTGATCGAGTGCTCATGGAGAGCGCGGGGCGCGCTGCCGCGTTCGTCCTCCAGCGTCTCTATCCGGAAGGACGGGTGGTAGGAGTGGCGGGCAGCGGGCACAATGGTGGGGACCTGCTCGTCATGCTGCGCGTCCTGCACGCATGGGGCCGTGATGTCGCCGTGATCGCCGCGGGCTCCGCGCCGCCCGACACGACGTTGCTGCACGGCGAATCCCTCGAGATCATCGCGGCGGACAATGCCGGCGATGCACTGTCCCATGCGGCGGTGATCGTGGACGGAATGCTCGGCACCGGCGCTCAGGGTCCGCCGCGGGGGCGGATCATAGACTGGATCCGGCGCGTGAACGACGCGGCGGCACCGGTGCTCGCGCTGGACCTGCCGACAGGTGTGGATCCGACGACGGGCACTGTGGGAGACAATGCAGTGCGGGCGGATGTGACAGTGACGTTCGGCTGGCCGAAGCTGGGCCTGCTGCTGCATCCCGCACGTGACCTCTGCGGACGCATCGTCGCGGTGGAGATCGGGTTCCCGCCCGGCAGCCTGACGTCTGAGGCCCGGCTGATCACGCCGGCCTGGGCACGGCGACACCTGCGGGCGCGCGATCCGTCGGCGCACAAGGGTACGGCGGGTCGGCTGCTGATCCTGGCGGGGCATGAGGGGATGGCGGGTGCCGCGGCCATCGCCGGACAGGCAGCGCTGCGAGCAGGTGCGGGCCTGGTGCGCATCGCATCGGAGGTGACCAACCGCGTGATTCTGCAGACGCTCATTCCGGAAGCGACATTCCTGGACCGTGCGGAGCTGCACAGCGATGACCTGGAGCCGATGCACGCCCTCGTTGCCGGTCCGGGGCTCGGCACGGATGGACGCGCGCGCACGGCCCTTTCGAGTGCTCTCGAGATGATGGCGGGGATGCCGGCGCTGCTGGACGCAGATGCACTGAATGTCCACGCGGAAGAGCCGGGCGCGATCCGCGATATCGCGGCGGGCAGACCGCTCGTGATCACCCCACACGCGCGTGAGCTGTCACGTATCTCACACCAGCCGCTCGACGACATACTGGCGGACATGCCGGGCGCTGCACGCGCGGCGGCTCGGGAATTCAACTGTGTCGTACTGCTCAAGGGCCAGCCGTCGCTGATCGCTCTGCCCGATGGGACCCTGCTGGTCAATGCCGTCGGGTCCTCCGACACCGCGACCGCGGGAATGGGGGATCAGCTCGCCGGTACGATCGGCGCCATGCTGGCGGGCGGGTATGGCGCGGTGGAGGCCGGGGCACTGGGCCTGTTCCTGAGTGGGCGTGCAGCTGACCTGGCGGGTCTGGGGCGCTCGCTGACACCCGCGGAGGTGAGCGGCCATCTTGCAGCGGCCATCGCCGATCCCGGTCCGGTGGCGAGCACGCTGGACCTTCCGTTCGTCACGTTCGATCAGCCGCAGCGCCGTTGACACACGGCGGCGGCGGTGCGCCGGTCAAGCTGTTATATTACTCCGAGTTGCGCTGATGCGTGCGCGCGTGTCAGGACGCGGCCCAACCCCGAAGCAAAGACAGCGATGACGCAGATTCCGCTCGGTCCCGGCGCCGAGTTCGATCTCATCCGCCGGTTCTACCCGACGGACATGTCGGCTGGAGCGGCAGTGCGCCTGCCGGACGCGGTACGCGTCGGGTCCGGCGATGACTGTGCCGTCGTGCGGGGCGAGGGCATCTGCCTGAGCATGGACATATCGGTCGAAGGCATTCACTTCCTCCGCGAATGGCTGCAGCCGGAGGAGATCGGGTACCGCGCCGCGGCCGGCGCATTGAGCGATCTCGCCGCCGTTGCCGCCACGCCCATCGGCGTGCTTGCCTCGCTCGCGATCGATGAGGCAGAGATCGATATCGCCCCGCGTATCATGGACGGCGTCCGTGCCGCGGCAGCCGGCGCACGGGCGGTCCTGCTGGGCGGCGACACGTCGCGCACGATCGGCCCGATCGTTGTGGATGTCGTTGTGGTCGGCAACGCCCTGCGGCCGGTACTGCGCAGCGGTGCGCGACCCGGCGACTCGGTCTGGATGACCGGCGAGCTGGGTGCAGCGGCTGCGGCCGTGCGGGCGTGGAAGGGCGGCGGAACGCCGGAGCCCGCGGCCCGGCTCGCTTTTGCCCTGCCGACGCCCCGTATCGCCGAGGCGGTCTGGCTCGCAACGCGCGGTGCCGTCGACGCCATGATCGACATCTCCGACGGCCTGGCCGGCGATGTCGAGCATCTCGCCGCCGCGAGCGGTGTGCGCATAATCATCGATACCGCGTCGGTGCCGATCCACCCCACCGTGCACGCCCACACACCGGACCACGAGCACGCGCTGCGGCTCGCGCTCACGGGTGGTGAGGACTACGAGCTGTGCTTCGCCGCTCCGCCGGGTATGGTGGAACGCATTGTCGAGGACTTCGTCGACACGTTCGATCTCGCGCTCACCTGCATCGGCACGGTCCATTCCGGCGCCGGTGCCGTGCTTCGCTCCAATGGCTCGGTCGTCGAGCTGCCTTACTCAGGATACGACCACTTCTCCGCATCATCATGATTCGCACGATCTGGGTCGCGATCAACGTGCTCGCGTCGACCATACCGTTCAGCCTGCTCGTCGTCATCGGCTCCTATCTCGGGGCCTCCTCCCGGTTCTACGACCAGATCCCGCGCTACTGGGCACGCTGGATCCTCTGGGCGACCGGTGTGCGCGTCGAAGTTCAGGGCGTGGAGAACCTGTCTCCCGACAGCGCGCAGATCATCGTTTCCAACCACGTCTCGTGGTACGATGTCCTCGCACTCGCCGCCTGGACGCCCAAGCGATACCGGTTCGTCGCCAAGAAGGAGCTGTCGCGGGTCCCGCTCTGGGGGCACGCCTGGGTCGCCGCCGGCCATATCTCCGTTGACCGTACCGACAATCAGAGCGCGGTCGCGAGTCTGGATCAGGCCGGCCGCACCATCCTCGAGGACAACAGCTCCGTCATCATCTTCGCGGAAGGCACTCGGTCGCGTAACGGCGAGCTGCAGCCGTTCAAGAAGGGCGCCTTCATCCTGGCGCTTCAGAACGGCATCGACATCGTGCCCACGGCGGTGCTGGGAACGCATCACATCATGTCACGCGATAGCTGGCGCATACGTTCGGGGCGGATTATCGTTCGCTACGGCCCGCCCGTATCCCCGGCAGGCTATGATGTCCGTCGACGTGATGAACTGATTGCGCGGGTGCGATCGGAAGTCGAACACATGCTGTCGCTACCCGTCCATAATACCTGAGAGACCAATGTCCATCATCACCAGTCTGCACGCTCGTGAGATCCTCGATTCGCGCGGAAACCCGACGCTCGAAGCGGAAGTCGTCCTCGACACCGGTGCAGCCGGCCGTGCTGCGGTGCCGAGTGGTGCGTCGACAGGCGAGTTCGAGGCGGTCGAGCTGCGGGATGGCGACGGGAAGCGGTACGGCGGCAAGGGCGTGCTGAAGGCGGCGTCCAACGTCAACGACGAGATCGCCGAGGAGGTCATCGGCATGGATGCGTTCGATCAGGCGACGGTCGATCGCATGATGATCGAGATGGACGGTACGAAGAACAAGTCGTCGCTCGGCGCCAATGCCACCCTCGCGGTGTCGCTCGCAGTCGCGCGCGCGGCAGCCATGGACGCGGGCCTGCCCCTGTATCGCTATCTGGGCGGACCGAACGCCTCGCTCATGCCCGTGCCGCTCATGAACATCATCAATGGCGGCGCGCATGCGGCAAACAACGTGGATCTCCAGGAGTTCATGATCGCGCCTGTCGGCATGGACAGCTTCCCGGCAGCGCTGCGCGCGGGCGTTGAGATCTTCCACAGCCTCAAGAAGGTGCTGAGCGGTCGCGGCATGGGAACGAACGTCGGCGACGAGGGCGGATTCGCCCCGGACCTGGGCACGAACGAGGAGGCCATCGAGGTCATCCTCGAAGCGATCGAAAAGGCGGGGTTCCGGCCGGGCGAGGACGTGCTGCTGGCGCTCGATGCCGCCGCGAGCGAGTGGCACCGCGATGGCGCGTACGTCTTTCACAAGTCCACCAATGAGCGACGCTCCGCGGAGGAGATGGTGGAGTTCTGGCGCACCTGGGTGGAACGGTACCCGATCGTGTCCATCGAGGACGGGCTCGATGAGGGCGACTGGGACGGCTGGCGCGCGCTCACCAGCGCCATCGGCGATCGCGTCCAGCTCGTCGGCGATGACCTCTTCGTCACGAACACCGAGTTCCTCCAGAAGGGGATCGAAACAGGGGCCGGCAACGCGATCCTGATCAAGGTCAACCAGATCGGCACGCTGACCGAGACACTGCAGGCCATCGAGCTCGCGAAGCGCAACGGCTACCGCTACATCATCAGCCATCGCTCCGGCGAAACCGAGGACACGTTCATCGCCGACCTCGCCGTCGCTACGCGGAGCGGTCAGATCAAGACCGGCAGCGCCAGCCGCACCGACCGCGTCGCCAAGTACAACCAGCTCCTCCGCATCGCCGAGGACCTCGGCTCCGCCGCCGAGTACATGGGGCGGGACGCGTTTTGAAGCTCCGCGTCCTGCTCGGGTTCGTCCTCCTCGCGGGGGCCGCGTACTTCGCCGTCTTCGGTGGGGATTATGACGCCTTCGATCTCCGCAGGGTGCGCCAGGAGCGTGCGCTCGAGGAGCAGCGTGCCCGCGAAGTGAGTGCGGAGGTCGAAGCGCTGCGCGCCCGCCGCGATTCACTGGCGAATGACTCTGCGACCATCGAACGCATCGCTCGCGAACAGTACGGCCTGATCCGCGACGGCGAGCGACTCTACCGCTTCGCCGATACCGCGTCCGACAGCCTGTCCGGCCGCACCCGGTAACCGGCCTCTGCGCGCGGGCGGCGGTCCTCGAAGGCGCTGTTCCGACGGATTGACCGACGACCGATCTTCCCTTAGCTTTTCCTGCTCTGTGGTGCTCGCACGTGGTGCTCGCGCCCGGACGCCAGAGTAGCTCAGCTGGCTAGAGCGCACGACTCATAATCGTGAGGTCGGGAGTTCGAGTCTCCCCTCTGGCATACATGAAGCCCCCGCCGCGTAAACGTGGACGGGGGCTTTCTGCTGGATCCTGCCTCACGCTCTCACTCCACCCCTCCCCGGTGTGCGGATCACGGCGCGGCCTGTACGTTCACAAACACGGTGGTGCGATCGCGTCCCGATGTTGTATCTTGCGCGCTCCCGTAACCAGAATACCGAAAGCGCATGGCGACAAAGAAGCGTACGACCCGACCGTTCGAGGCCAGAGAGTCGAAGATCCAGGGGCGCGGCGTGTTTGCGACCCGGAAGATAGAGGAGGGCACCCGCCTCATCGAGTACAAGGGCGAGGTGGTCACTGACGCGGAGGCGGACCGCCGCTACCCGTTCGAAGAGGATGAGCGACATCACACGTTCCTGTTCCGCCTGGATTCGGGTGATGCGATCGACGCGGGTCCGAGCCGGAGCATCGCCAAGTACATCAATCACTCGTGCGACCCGAACTGCGAGGCGGTGGAGGAGGATGGGCGCATCTTCATCGAGGCCATCCGTGACATCGCGCGGGGCGAGGAACTGGTGTACGATTACAACTACGTACTGGACGAGCCGCATAACGCCGCGAACAAGAAGCTGTATCCCTGCAACTGCGGCGCGAAGAAGTGCAGGGGCACCATCCTGGCCAGGAAGCGATAGCGGGCACTGAACGCGGCGCCCGCGGCCACCCTCCCCGACGAGGCAAATGACGGAGCCAACCTGGATCTCGGTGCTGCCGCCGCTCCTTGCGATCGGACTCGCGATCGTGACGCGGCAGGTGTACCTCTCGCTCGCCTCCGGCATCTGGCTGGGCTGGACGATCATGGCCGGCTGGAATCCCGTCGCGGGACTCGGCCAGGCGATCGACGAGACGGTGCGGGTGCTCGGAGACGAGGGCAACGCGAAAGTCATCCTGTTCACGCTCGTGATCGGTGCTCTGATCGCGACCGTGGAAGCGGCCGGCGGCGTGCGCGGCTTCGTGGACTGGGTAGAGCGCAAGAACTTCGTCACCAGTGGCCGGCGCGCGCAGGTGCTCACGTTCATCGTGGGCTTCGTCATCTTCATCGAGTCCAACATCACCGTGCTCGTGGCGGGCGCGATCGGTCGTCCGCTGTTCGACCGCTTCCGTGTGTCGCGGGAGAAGCTGGCGTACATCATCGACTCCACGTCTGCGCCCATCTGCATCCTCATCCCGCTCAACGCCTGGGGCGCCTACGTGCTCGGACTGCTCGGCGAGTCGGGGATCGATCAGCCGCTGTCCGTGTTCATCGCCTCGATCCCGCTGAACTTCTACGCGATCAGCGCCATCATCGTCACGTTCATCACGGTCATCTTCGGTGTGAATCTCGGGCCGATGAAGAAGGCAGAGCGCAGGACGCAGGGCGGCGAGCTGCTCTCCGCCGGCGCCGCGCCCCTCCTCGATCCCGAGGTGCTGTCCCCGCCGCCGAACGACCGCATCGAGCCACGCGCGCGCAACATGTTCCTGCCGATCGCGGCCATGGTTCTCATGATGCCGGTCGCGCTCTACATCACAGGCGGCGGCGACCTGCGCGAGGGCAGCGGCTCGACCAGCGTCCTGTGGGCCGTCCTCACGGGTCTCACCGTCGCGTGGCTCCTGCTTCTCGCCCAGCGGGCCTACACGATCGATGAGCTCACCCGGACCGGGCTCAAGGGGGCCGGCGGTCTCATGAGCCTGGCCCTCGTGCTCCTTCTCGCGCTCGCGCTCGGGTCGGTGGCCCGACAACTCGGCACCGGCGTGTTTATCGCACAGGCCACCGGAGATCTCCTCCCCGCCTCCGTGTTCCTCCCGCTCGTTTTTATCGTCGGCGCCGGAGTCGCCTTTTCGACCGGCACCAGCTGGGGCACATTTGCGATCATGATCCCGATCGCTGTGCCGGCGGCTCAGGCGCTCGGCCTGCCGCCAGCACCGTTCGTCGCGGCCGCACTCTCCGGCGGCGTCTTCGGTGACCACGCGTCGCCCATCAGCGACACGACGATCATCGCCTCCATGGCCGCCGCGACGGACCATATCGATCACGTCCGCACACAGCTGCCGTACGCCCTCATCAGCGGAGGCATCGCCATTACCGCGTTTGCGGTCGCCGGCGCCTTCATGGGCTGAGGCAGCCACCCACCTGCGTTCCCCCTGAACGTCCCCAGACCCCACAGGGCGCAACCTTTTTCGCCTGTGGGGCATCCCACTACACGTCGGACTCGTGAAACCGGGGATCTCCCGCTCCCGTACACATGGAGGGAGCGTTAGATTGCTGGCGATGGACCAGGACCGCGCGGCCGCTATCCCCGGCCGTGCCGAACAGAAATAGAGAGAACGATGCATATACATGAGTGTGCCCGCTGCGAGGGCTGCGGCTATATCACAGGCTCACTGCGCTGGGAGATTCCCTGGTCGCGGTGGGCAGACGCGAAGGATCCCGGTCACTCTGACGGTGTGCTGGAGGCCCATCCGTGCCCCGACTGCGGAGGGACGGGCGCATTGATCCGGATGGATGATGTGCAGCCGGCAGTGCAGCTGGCCTCCCGCCGGGGCCTGCGGCAGCAGGGCAGCTACGCCCAGCACGTGGAGTCCGTACTGCTGACGCAGCATATCCGGCACTGACCCGTCTGACGGGCATCAGCCACATGAAACGCGCCGCGGACCAGCTCCGCGGCGCGTTTTTTTTGGCCCACGTGGACATCCGAATGGCTAGGCGGGCTGGGGCACCACTTCGGGCTGCTGTCGCGCCACTCGCCGCCGCTCAGCACGCCGCTCGAAGAGCAGGTAGAGGGCGGGTGTGACGGTCAGCACCAGGATCGTGGAGCTGGAGAGCCCCCCGATCAGGGCATAGGCCAGCGCGTTCCAGATGTTCTGGTCGGCGGTCTGACTGAACAGGACGAGGGGCAGGAGTCCGCAGATGGTGGTGAGGCTGGTCATCAGGATCGGTCGCAC
This DNA window, taken from Longimicrobiales bacterium, encodes the following:
- a CDS encoding SET domain-containing protein-lysine N-methyltransferase, which gives rise to MATKKRTTRPFEARESKIQGRGVFATRKIEEGTRLIEYKGEVVTDAEADRRYPFEEDERHHTFLFRLDSGDAIDAGPSRSIAKYINHSCDPNCEAVEEDGRIFIEAIRDIARGEELVYDYNYVLDEPHNAANKKLYPCNCGAKKCRGTILARKR
- a CDS encoding Na+/H+ antiporter NhaC family protein, which translates into the protein MTEPTWISVLPPLLAIGLAIVTRQVYLSLASGIWLGWTIMAGWNPVAGLGQAIDETVRVLGDEGNAKVILFTLVIGALIATVEAAGGVRGFVDWVERKNFVTSGRRAQVLTFIVGFVIFIESNITVLVAGAIGRPLFDRFRVSREKLAYIIDSTSAPICILIPLNAWGAYVLGLLGESGIDQPLSVFIASIPLNFYAISAIIVTFITVIFGVNLGPMKKAERRTQGGELLSAGAAPLLDPEVLSPPPNDRIEPRARNMFLPIAAMVLMMPVALYITGGGDLREGSGSTSVLWAVLTGLTVAWLLLLAQRAYTIDELTRTGLKGAGGLMSLALVLLLALALGSVARQLGTGVFIAQATGDLLPASVFLPLVFIVGAGVAFSTGTSWGTFAIMIPIAVPAAQALGLPPAPFVAAALSGGVFGDHASPISDTTIIASMAAATDHIDHVRTQLPYALISGGIAITAFAVAGAFMG